Genomic DNA from Thermococcus sp. M36:
AACTTCCACCTGAAAGAAATTAAGAAGTAACGCTGAACAGTTGTATAAGTATTTTCTGAAATAAAGTTGCTGCTTATGTTTCTGTTAAAGCCGATATTTTGATTGAGGATATCATTTACAGAAATAATAAGTGCTATGTCTTTTTTCTTGAAAACTTTCTTTTCAAGAGATGCATTCCAAAC
This window encodes:
- a CDS encoding outer membrane beta-barrel protein, which gives rise to VSGDLTYKFLKGITLNSDINANFRQKLNPNDNNNNAIVWNASLEKKVFKKKDIALIISVNDILNQNIGFNRNISSNFISENTYTTVQRYFLISFRWKFAKNRKVNEDDDN